From one Drosophila subpulchrella strain 33 F10 #4 breed RU33 chromosome 3L, RU_Dsub_v1.1 Primary Assembly, whole genome shotgun sequence genomic stretch:
- the LOC119554786 gene encoding protein slit, producing MQRNMMIAFVGIWCILASIGVEPAAGLANCPPGCQCDDNTLVVQCGEGQLDVLPIALNPSIQRLVIKSNKIKTIDSSIQFYAELTFLDLSSNHLMTIPQRTFAYQKKLQEVHLNHNKIGQISNKTFIGLSAVTVLNLRGNQISELHQGTFTPLLKVEELNLGENRIGFLDPKAFDGLTQLRILYLDDNALTTVPDPVIFQAMPSLAELFLGMNTLQSIQAGAFQDLKGLSRLELKGASLRNISHDSFLGLEELRILDLSDNRLERIPSVGLSKLVRLEQLSLGQNDFEVISEGAFMGLKQLKRLEVNGALKLKRVMTGAFGDNGNLEYLNLSSNKMLVEVQEGALSGLPHLRHVVLKANALTSLAEGLFPWKDLLTLDLSENPLSCDCRVMWLHNLLVAKNASQEEVSELMCEFPERLRGESLRHLNPALMGCTHADPRKQALIGALLVGSAATITALALVLYRCRHKIRETIKGGLWGNSALGRKEREYQKTFCDEDYMSRHQHHPCSLGIHSTFPNTYTAPHHPGVTHHYGMCPMPVNDLGAVDPQQKFQQLAVPTATMVSEKKLNNNKGLVSQGAIDDSASFVLHMKSATMGRDVHQANPQLNHYTKPQFLAATATVGDSCYSYADVPMVHGVPMGGAPNQPQLRLTQEHFKQREMYDQEMGGEMLDYNYIYSNTHYSMPLEQLGRSKTPTPPPMPPALPLRNGLCATTGRRSFQQKSAAQKQQQQQQNNNTLRQFTH from the coding sequence ATGCAGCGAAACATGATGATCGCGTTCGTGGGCATCTGGTGCATTTTGGCCAGCATTGGAGTGGAGCCCGCGGCGGGTTTGGCCAATTGCCCGCCCGGTTGTCAGTGCGATGATAATACCCTGGTGGTTCAGTGCGGCGAGGGCCAGCTGGACGTGCTGCCCATCGCCCTGAACCCCTCCATCCAGCGACTGGTGATCAAGAGCAACAAGATCAAGACCATCGACTCGTCCATCCAGTTCTACGCGGAGCTGACCTTCCTCGATCTGTCCTCGAACCACCTGATGACCATCCCGCAACGCACCTTCGCCTACCAGAAGAAGCTGCAGGAGGTGCATCTCAATCACAACAAGATTGGCCAGATCAGCAACAAGACCTTCATTGGTCTGTCGGCGGTGACTGTCCTGAATCTGCGTGGTAACCAAATCTCGGAGCTCCACCAGGGCACCTTCACTCCGCTCTTGAAAGTTGAGGAGCTGAATCTTGGCGAGAACCGCATTGGCTTCCTGGACCCCAAGGCCTTCGATGGTCTCACCCAGCTGCGCATCCTGTATTTGGATGATAATGCCTTGACCACCGTTCCCGATCCCGTGATCTTCCAGGCCATGCCCAGTCTGGCTGAACTCTTCCTGGGCATGAACACCCTGCAGAGCATTCAGGCCGGTGCCTTCCAGGATCTGAAGGGTTTGAGTCGTTTGGAGCTCAAAGGAGCCAGTCTGCGCAACATTTCGCACGACAGCTTTTTGGGTCTGGAGGAGCTGCGTATCCTGGATCTCTCCGACAATCGCCTGGAACGCATTCCTTCCGTGGGTCTCAGCAAACTGGTTCGCCTGGAGCAGCTCTCCCTGGGCCAGAATGACTTTGAGGTGATCAGCGAGGGCGCCTTCATGGGGCTAAAACAACTCAAACGTCTGGAGGTGAATGGAGCTCTCAAGCTGAAGCGCGTGATGACCGGAGCCTTTGGCGACAATGGCAATCTGGAGTACCTGAACCTTTCGTCCAACAAAATGCTCGTGGAGGTGCAGGAGGGTGCTCTGAGTGGACTGCCCCATTTGAGGCATGTAGTCCTGAAGGCCAATGCTCTCACTTCGCTGGCCGAGGGTCTGTTCCCCTGGAAGGACCTGCTGACCCTGGACCTCTCCGAGAATCCCTTGTCCTGCGACTGCCGCGTGATGTGGCTGCACAATCTGCTGGTGGCCAAGAATGCCAGCCAGGAGGAGGTTTCCGAGCTGATGTGCGAGTTCCCCGAACGTCTGCGTGGCGAGTCCCTGCGTCATTTGAATCCCGCCTTGATGGGCTGCACCCATGCTGATCCTCGCAAGCAGGCCCTGATTGGAGCTCTCCTCGTGGGATCCGCTGCCACTATTACCGCCTTGGCTTTGGTCTTGTACCGCTGCCGCCACAAGATCCGCGAGACCATCAAGGGCGGTCTGTGGGGCAACTCGGCGCTGGGCCGCAAGGAGCGGGAGTACCAGAAGACCTTCTGCGATGAGGACTACATGTCGCGCCACCAGCATCATCCCTGCTCCCTGGGCATCCACTCCACCTTCCCCAACACCTACACGGCACCCCACCATCCCGGAGTGACCCATCATTATGGTATGTGCCCCATGCCGGTGAATGATCTGGGTGCCGTCGATCCTCAGCAGAAGTTCCAGCAGTTGGCAGTGCCCACTGCCACGATGGTCAGTGAGAAGAAGCTGAACAACAACAAGGGGCTGGTGTCGCAGGGAGCCATCGATGACAGTGCCTCGTTTGTGCTGCACATGAAGTCGGCCACCATGGGACGCGATGTCCATCAGGCCAATCCACAGCTGAACCACTACACCAAGCCGCAGTTCCTGGCGGCCACGGCCACAGTGGGCGACTCCTGCTACTCGTACGCGGATGTGCCCATGGTGCACGGTGTCCCGATGGGCGGTGCCCCAAATCAGCCGCAGTTGCGTCTCACCCAGGAGCACTTCAAGCAGCGCGAAATGTACGACCAGGAGATGGGCGGCGAGATGCTGGACTACAACTACATCTACAGCAACACCCACTACTCCATGCCACTGGAGCAGCTCGGTCGCAGCAAGACGCCCACGCCGCCCCCGATGCCGCCAGCCCTGCCCCTGCGGAATGGCCTGTGTGCCACCACAGGACGCAGATCCTTCCAGCAGAAGTCCGCCGcccagaagcagcagcagcagcagcagaacaACAACACCCTGCGTCAGTTCACGCACTGA